A genomic window from Rhizobium sp. EC-SD404 includes:
- the nth gene encoding endonuclease III, whose translation MQKPKTPAGQIIASRTPRKPTRRSRYTKVELEEMFRRFQLQRPEPKGELEHVNPFTLVVAVALSAQATDAGVNKATRALFKVADTPQKMLALGEDKVRDYIKTIGLFRNKAKNVIALSQKLVDGFGGEVPMTREELVTLPGVGRKTANVVLSMAFGQATMAVDTHIFRIGNRIGLAPGKTPDEVEEILMRVIPQPYLYHAHHWLILHGRYVCKARKPECERCVIADICKSKEKTTDIPAPIVELTQDIDAPTAEAI comes from the coding sequence ATGCAAAAGCCCAAGACCCCCGCCGGACAAATAATCGCGAGCCGCACCCCCCGCAAACCGACGCGGCGCAGCCGCTATACCAAGGTAGAACTGGAGGAGATGTTCCGGCGCTTCCAGCTGCAGCGGCCCGAGCCGAAGGGCGAGCTGGAGCATGTGAACCCGTTCACGCTGGTCGTGGCCGTTGCGCTCTCCGCCCAAGCAACCGATGCCGGTGTCAACAAGGCGACGCGCGCGCTCTTCAAGGTGGCCGACACGCCGCAGAAGATGCTGGCGCTCGGGGAAGACAAGGTGCGCGACTACATCAAGACGATCGGCCTTTTCCGCAACAAGGCGAAGAACGTCATCGCGCTCAGCCAGAAGCTCGTCGACGGATTCGGCGGCGAGGTGCCGATGACGCGGGAAGAACTGGTGACGCTTCCGGGCGTCGGCCGGAAGACCGCGAATGTGGTGCTCTCAATGGCGTTCGGTCAGGCGACGATGGCGGTCGACACCCACATCTTCCGCATCGGGAACCGCATCGGCCTCGCGCCGGGCAAGACGCCCGACGAGGTGGAGGAGATCCTGATGCGGGTGATCCCGCAGCCCTATCTCTATCACGCGCACCACTGGCTGATCCTGCATGGACGCTATGTCTGCAAGGCGCGCAAGCCGGAGTGCGAGCGCTGCGTCATCGCCGATATCTGCAAGTCCAAGGAAAAGACCACGGACATTCCCGCCCCGATCGTCGAATTGACGCAAGACATCGACGCCCCGACGGCAGAAGCGATCTGA
- a CDS encoding DUF2244 domain-containing protein, with protein sequence MSQGNAADAAPDTPVFEALLTPHRSLGRGGFIVLMTLTSALFIAHGIVFLIAGAWPIFLFFGLDLALLYGAFWLNYRSARAREIVSVSRTLLSVRKIAPSGRSAEHRFNPFWARFHVARHEEIGITGMAVEGEGRRTDVGSFLNPDDRESFARAFSGALASVKR encoded by the coding sequence ATGAGCCAAGGCAACGCGGCCGATGCCGCACCAGACACACCGGTCTTCGAGGCCCTTCTGACGCCGCACCGGTCGCTCGGACGCGGCGGCTTCATCGTGCTGATGACGCTGACCTCGGCGCTGTTCATCGCCCACGGGATCGTGTTCCTGATCGCCGGGGCCTGGCCGATCTTTCTGTTCTTCGGGCTGGATCTCGCGCTGCTCTACGGCGCGTTCTGGCTGAACTACCGTTCGGCACGTGCGCGCGAGATCGTCAGCGTGTCGCGCACATTGCTGTCGGTGCGCAAGATCGCGCCCTCGGGCCGCAGCGCGGAGCACCGGTTCAACCCGTTCTGGGCGCGCTTCCATGTGGCGCGGCATGAGGAGATCGGCATAACCGGCATGGCCGTGGAAGGTGAAGGCCGGCGCACCGATGTGGGATCGTTCCTCAACCCCGACGATCGCGAAAGCTTCGCCCGCGCCTTTTCAGGCGCGCTTGCGTCGGTCAAGCGCTGA
- a CDS encoding GNAT family N-acetyltransferase, with amino-acid sequence MIPPHVVADRAILGRIGSLVTRLAADPSEIRAAQRVRHNVFVGEFGARMTPASASTGYDVDSFDTYCDHLLVLDTSLGGDAEDQIVGTYRLLRQSVAKAHHGFYSTSEFGVADMIARHPQKRFLELGRSCVLPPYRTKRTVELLWQGIWAYALEHGIDVMFGCASFGGCRPEAHALALSFLHHSAAAQGEWAVSALPELYRKIDLMPVEAIRPREALAALPPLVKGYLRLGARFGDGAVIDRAFGTTDVMVVLPRAAISPRYVNYYRADASRFCG; translated from the coding sequence ATGATCCCGCCCCATGTCGTTGCCGACCGCGCCATCCTCGGCCGCATCGGTTCGCTGGTCACCCGCCTTGCCGCAGATCCCTCTGAAATCCGTGCCGCGCAACGCGTGCGCCACAACGTCTTCGTAGGAGAGTTCGGCGCCCGCATGACGCCCGCTTCCGCATCGACGGGCTACGATGTCGACAGTTTCGACACCTATTGCGATCACCTGCTGGTGCTGGACACCAGCCTTGGCGGCGACGCCGAGGACCAGATCGTCGGCACCTACCGGCTGCTGCGCCAAAGCGTGGCAAAGGCCCATCACGGCTTCTACTCCACCTCGGAATTCGGCGTTGCGGACATGATCGCGCGCCACCCGCAGAAGCGCTTTCTCGAGCTCGGCCGCTCCTGCGTCCTGCCGCCTTATCGCACCAAGCGCACCGTAGAGCTGCTGTGGCAGGGCATCTGGGCCTATGCGCTGGAGCATGGCATCGACGTGATGTTCGGCTGCGCATCCTTCGGAGGCTGCCGGCCGGAAGCCCATGCGCTTGCGCTGTCGTTCCTGCATCATTCGGCTGCCGCCCAAGGCGAATGGGCCGTGTCTGCCCTGCCGGAGCTGTACCGCAAGATCGATCTGATGCCCGTCGAGGCAATCCGCCCGCGCGAGGCGCTCGCAGCCCTGCCGCCGCTGGTGAAGGGATATCTGAGGCTTGGCGCCCGCTTCGGCGACGGCGCCGTCATCGATCGCGCCTTCGGCACGACGGACGTGATGGTGGTTTTGCCGCGCGCCGCGATCAGCCCGCGATACGTGAATTATTACCGAGCCGATGCCAGCCGCTTCTGCGGTTGA
- a CDS encoding ATP-binding protein, with protein sequence MKPFQPDHQASGGWWNNVRRRLADQPQAGIVLAGLLVATIVSFIAPSSMPFLMVGLTGAAAIAFVSGHTARTVAPDQKAVALPAELVEARRKAEDASRAKSRFLAMVSHEVRTPLNGILGMTHLLERTQLSAEQESYVEAVRRSATALFDLVADLLDFSAIEAGKFEPRRETGDLHHLIEDAIELMAPRAHEKGIDVAAAIAAGTPTMVATDHNRLRQVVFNLLGNAIKFTDSGGVMLEVARVDDNLVLTFADTGPGLARGDQQRIFEEFEQANGGKTRTHGGVGLGLSISNRIVKALGGTITVESLTGHGSRFIVTLPLAEALSPSGIDHFAKQPALAGNRVLLLVPRGQTADALVKRIAAEGGRSWHVATPSGDLAAFCADEEITDVIVDARIVDRARGSIAGLPLFENGGPRRTLLVRPIEREALQRLTERGFDSWLISPIRLKSLVSVLRGEFRALPDTVPHPDGDRLIVLDGMTRSLNILVAEDNPVNALLITNVLRKEGHSVVLVENGQQLIDRTFDPITGACAHDLLITDLAMPVMDGATAIGAIRATQRARRLPHIPVVVLSADGQNETREATLLLGADLYLEKPIDPTSLLRLISRIAS encoded by the coding sequence TTGAAACCCTTCCAGCCCGACCATCAGGCCTCCGGCGGGTGGTGGAACAACGTTCGTCGGCGGCTGGCCGACCAGCCCCAGGCCGGGATCGTGCTCGCCGGTCTCCTCGTTGCAACCATCGTGTCCTTCATCGCGCCGTCCAGCATGCCTTTCCTTATGGTGGGGCTGACAGGCGCAGCCGCGATCGCATTCGTCTCCGGTCACACGGCACGAACTGTCGCCCCCGATCAGAAAGCCGTGGCGCTGCCGGCCGAACTCGTCGAAGCCCGCCGCAAGGCGGAAGATGCAAGCCGTGCCAAATCGCGCTTCCTGGCCATGGTGAGCCACGAAGTGCGCACGCCGCTGAACGGCATCCTCGGAATGACCCATCTGCTGGAGCGCACGCAGCTTTCCGCCGAACAGGAAAGCTATGTCGAAGCCGTGCGCCGCTCCGCAACTGCGCTGTTCGATCTCGTCGCGGACCTGCTGGACTTCTCTGCCATCGAGGCGGGCAAGTTCGAACCAAGGCGCGAGACCGGCGATCTGCATCATCTGATCGAAGATGCGATCGAACTGATGGCGCCGCGCGCCCACGAAAAGGGCATCGACGTCGCCGCAGCGATCGCAGCAGGCACGCCGACCATGGTCGCCACCGACCACAACCGACTCCGGCAGGTGGTCTTCAATCTCCTCGGCAACGCCATCAAGTTCACCGACTCAGGCGGCGTCATGCTCGAGGTCGCGCGGGTCGACGACAACCTGGTGCTGACTTTTGCGGATACCGGGCCGGGGCTGGCGCGTGGTGACCAGCAGCGCATCTTCGAGGAATTCGAACAGGCAAACGGCGGCAAGACGCGCACCCATGGCGGTGTCGGCCTCGGACTGTCCATCTCCAACCGCATCGTCAAGGCGCTCGGCGGGACGATCACTGTCGAGAGCCTGACCGGGCACGGCAGCAGGTTCATCGTGACCCTGCCGCTCGCCGAGGCGCTGTCGCCCTCGGGGATCGATCACTTTGCCAAGCAGCCGGCGCTTGCCGGAAACCGCGTCCTGCTGCTCGTGCCGCGCGGCCAGACGGCGGATGCGCTCGTCAAGCGCATCGCCGCCGAAGGTGGGCGCAGCTGGCACGTGGCCACGCCGAGTGGGGATCTCGCTGCCTTCTGCGCAGATGAAGAGATCACCGACGTCATCGTCGATGCCCGTATCGTCGACCGCGCCCGTGGATCGATCGCCGGCCTGCCGCTTTTCGAGAATGGCGGTCCGCGGCGCACGCTTCTCGTCCGCCCCATCGAGCGTGAAGCGCTGCAGCGCTTGACCGAGCGCGGTTTCGACAGCTGGTTGATCTCGCCGATCCGCCTCAAGAGCCTCGTTTCGGTTCTTCGAGGCGAATTCCGTGCCTTGCCCGACACCGTGCCACATCCCGATGGCGATCGTCTCATCGTGTTGGACGGGATGACGCGCTCGCTGAACATCCTCGTCGCCGAGGACAATCCAGTGAACGCGCTGCTCATCACCAACGTTCTGCGCAAGGAGGGCCATTCCGTGGTCCTCGTCGAGAATGGCCAGCAACTGATCGACAGGACCTTCGATCCGATTACCGGCGCATGCGCCCACGATCTTCTCATCACCGATCTCGCCATGCCGGTGATGGATGGCGCGACCGCGATCGGCGCAATCCGCGCGACCCAGCGGGCTCGGCGCCTGCCGCATATCCCGGTCGTGGTGCTGAGCGCCGACGGCCAGAACGAGACGCGCGAAGCGACCCTGCTGCTCGGCGCAGACCTTTATCTCGAGAAACCGATCGATCCGACGAGCCTTTTGCGCCTGATTTCGCGCATCGCGTCCTGA
- a CDS encoding NifU family protein has protein sequence MFIQTEATPNPATLKFLPGKVVMQQGTADFRDAASAAETSPLAGKLFAIAGVEGVFFGYDFVTITKTDGLDWQHLKPAVLGMIMEHFMAGQPVMAAANTGGNAMDDGEFFDDEDETIVATIKELLETRVRPAVAQDGGDITFRGFKEGTVFLNMKGACAGCPSSTATLKHGIQNLLKHFIPEVREVEAV, from the coding sequence ATGTTCATCCAGACCGAAGCCACCCCAAATCCCGCCACACTCAAGTTTCTGCCGGGCAAGGTCGTGATGCAGCAGGGCACTGCGGATTTCCGCGATGCCGCTTCTGCCGCTGAAACCTCCCCGCTTGCTGGCAAGCTTTTCGCCATCGCCGGCGTCGAAGGCGTCTTCTTCGGCTATGACTTCGTCACCATCACCAAGACCGACGGTCTCGACTGGCAGCATCTCAAGCCCGCCGTCCTTGGTATGATCATGGAACACTTCATGGCCGGCCAGCCGGTCATGGCGGCTGCCAACACCGGCGGCAACGCCATGGACGACGGCGAGTTCTTCGACGACGAGGACGAAACGATCGTCGCGACGATCAAGGAACTTCTGGAAACGCGCGTCCGTCCGGCAGTCGCACAGGATGGCGGCGACATCACGTTCCGTGGCTTCAAGGAAGGCACGGTCTTCCTGAACATGAAGGGCGCTTGCGCCGGATGCCCGTCGTCCACGGCGACCCTGAAGCACGGCATCCAGAACCTTCTGAAGCACTTCATTCCCGAAGTTCGGGAAGTCGAGGCGGTCTGA
- a CDS encoding universal stress protein, translating to MVSRRLSREEGHRRKFMAVLDDTPECERAVRYAAMRAKNSGGGLVLLFVVEPSDFQHWLGVEEIMRAEAFEEAESLLAKSAGRVRETIGIDAETVVREGSTRDEINALIEEDKDIAILVLAAGSAKDGPGPLVSAIGGRGAGAFPVPVTVIPSDLSDDDIDALS from the coding sequence ATGGTATCAAGACGACTATCGCGCGAAGAAGGCCACCGCCGCAAATTCATGGCGGTGCTGGATGACACCCCCGAATGCGAACGTGCCGTGCGCTACGCGGCCATGCGCGCCAAGAACTCCGGCGGCGGCCTCGTGTTGCTGTTCGTTGTGGAGCCTTCCGATTTCCAGCACTGGCTGGGTGTCGAGGAGATCATGCGCGCAGAGGCGTTCGAAGAGGCCGAGAGCCTTCTCGCCAAGTCTGCCGGCCGCGTGCGCGAAACGATCGGCATCGATGCCGAAACCGTGGTGCGCGAGGGGTCGACGCGCGACGAGATCAATGCGCTGATCGAGGAAGACAAGGACATCGCGATCCTCGTGCTCGCGGCGGGATCGGCAAAGGATGGCCCCGGTCCGCTCGTGTCGGCGATCGGCGGACGTGGTGCGGGCGCCTTCCCGGTGCCGGTGACGGTTATCCCGAGCGACCTGTCAGACGACGACATCGATGCGCTGAGCTGA
- the trpS gene encoding tryptophan--tRNA ligase, which yields MAEFKERVFSGVQPTGNLHLGNYLGAIKRFVALQDSYDCIYCVVDLHAITAQLVHEDLKGQTRSITAAFLAAGIDPERHIVFNQSAVSGHAELAWIFNCVARIGWMNRMTQFKDKAGKDRESASLGLLAYPSLMAADILLYRATHVPVGDDQKQHLELTRDIAMKFNIDFSGKIASSGRAVETIVGEERIDAYFPLTEPLIEGPAPRVMSLRDGTKKMSKSDPSDLSRINLTDDADTILKKIRKAKTDPDALPSEVEGLAGRPEAENLVTLYAALAETSRAAVIAEFSGRQFSEFKPALADLAVEKLATMNGEMRRLMDDPGHIDAVLAKGAAKARVIAEETMADVKDIIGFL from the coding sequence ATGGCAGAATTCAAGGAGCGGGTGTTCTCGGGCGTTCAGCCCACCGGCAACCTCCATCTCGGCAACTATCTCGGCGCCATCAAGCGCTTCGTCGCGCTGCAGGACAGCTACGACTGCATCTATTGCGTCGTCGACCTGCATGCGATTACGGCACAGCTTGTCCATGAGGACCTGAAAGGCCAGACGCGCTCCATCACCGCGGCATTTCTCGCAGCCGGCATCGATCCAGAGCGCCACATCGTCTTCAACCAGTCCGCCGTATCGGGCCATGCCGAGCTTGCCTGGATCTTCAATTGCGTTGCGCGCATCGGCTGGATGAACCGCATGACGCAGTTCAAGGACAAGGCCGGCAAGGACCGCGAAAGCGCTTCGCTCGGCCTGCTTGCCTATCCGTCGCTGATGGCGGCCGACATCCTGCTCTATCGCGCGACCCATGTGCCGGTCGGCGATGACCAGAAGCAGCATCTCGAATTGACCCGCGATATCGCGATGAAGTTCAACATCGATTTCTCCGGCAAGATCGCGTCGAGCGGCCGCGCGGTCGAAACCATTGTGGGAGAAGAGCGCATCGACGCCTATTTCCCGCTGACCGAGCCGTTGATCGAGGGCCCGGCACCGCGCGTGATGTCTCTGCGCGATGGCACCAAGAAGATGTCGAAATCGGATCCGTCCGACCTGTCGCGCATCAACCTGACGGACGATGCAGACACGATCCTGAAGAAGATCCGCAAGGCCAAGACCGATCCCGACGCGTTGCCATCCGAAGTCGAAGGGCTCGCCGGCCGCCCGGAGGCGGAGAATCTGGTCACGCTCTACGCGGCCTTGGCTGAAACGAGCCGGGCAGCGGTGATCGCCGAATTCAGTGGCCGCCAGTTCTCCGAATTCAAGCCGGCGCTCGCCGATCTTGCCGTCGAGAAGCTCGCGACGATGAACGGTGAAATGCGACGTCTGATGGACGATCCCGGCCATATCGATGCGGTTCTGGCGAAGGGTGCCGCGAAGGCCAGGGTCATCGCCGAAGAGACGATGGCAGACGTCAAGGACATCATCGGCTTCCTCTGA
- the murJ gene encoding murein biosynthesis integral membrane protein MurJ codes for MGLIAKFATVGGATMGSRVMGFVREALIASTLGAGPVADAFYAAFRFPNLFRRLFAEGAFNSAFVPLFAKQLEGGGRAAARDFAEQVFSVLIFILLALSALAMIFMPFLVGTIVAPRFADTPDKFDLTVTMTRIMFPYLAAMSLVAMFSGILNAFRRYFLAAFVPILLNFVMVGAILIAMALGQDEEGLGLALSWGVVVAGFVQLGAIVWGVRREHFKIGLRVPRPTPAVKRLLWLALPAAITGGITQINLLIGQIIASGQDGAIAVMNYADRILQLPLSTIGVAIGVVLLPELARSLKAGDIGDAAVLQNRSLEFGLALTVPATVGLLILPAPIVALLFERGAFTRETTDITAAVLAAFALGLPAFVLIKIFQPGFYAREDMRTPMWMAGVGVVVNVAASLILFPIYGVVGIGIATALFGWANAGLLAFVLWNRNLFRPSSVTLRRIALIIAGSALMGGVLWLALVYLEPYLMDAQLLVRAIAVFGTIGVAALVYFGFTLATGAIEGRHLMRLLKRNKATA; via the coding sequence ATGGGTCTGATTGCCAAATTTGCCACCGTCGGCGGAGCGACCATGGGCAGCCGCGTCATGGGGTTCGTGCGCGAGGCCTTGATCGCCAGCACGCTCGGCGCCGGCCCTGTCGCCGATGCATTCTATGCGGCGTTCCGCTTCCCGAATCTGTTTCGTCGCCTGTTTGCCGAGGGCGCCTTCAACTCGGCTTTCGTCCCGCTCTTCGCAAAGCAGCTTGAAGGCGGGGGGCGTGCCGCGGCGAGGGATTTCGCCGAGCAGGTCTTCTCGGTCCTGATCTTCATCCTGCTCGCGCTCTCTGCGCTTGCGATGATCTTCATGCCGTTTCTGGTCGGCACGATCGTCGCTCCGCGCTTTGCCGACACGCCGGATAAGTTCGATCTGACGGTGACGATGACGCGGATCATGTTCCCGTATCTCGCCGCCATGTCGCTGGTGGCGATGTTCTCGGGAATATTGAACGCGTTTCGCCGATATTTCCTGGCAGCCTTCGTCCCGATCCTGCTGAATTTCGTGATGGTCGGAGCGATCCTCATCGCCATGGCGCTTGGCCAGGACGAAGAGGGACTTGGGCTCGCGCTTTCCTGGGGCGTCGTCGTCGCCGGGTTCGTACAACTGGGCGCCATCGTCTGGGGCGTGCGCCGCGAACACTTCAAGATCGGCCTTCGTGTTCCGCGCCCGACACCGGCGGTCAAGCGCCTGCTGTGGCTGGCCCTGCCGGCCGCCATTACCGGCGGCATCACGCAGATCAATCTCCTCATCGGCCAGATCATCGCTTCCGGCCAGGATGGCGCCATCGCGGTGATGAATTACGCGGACCGCATTCTCCAGCTGCCCTTGTCGACGATCGGCGTTGCCATCGGCGTCGTCCTATTGCCGGAACTGGCCCGTTCGCTGAAGGCCGGTGATATTGGCGATGCCGCGGTGCTGCAAAATCGCAGCCTCGAATTCGGGCTGGCTTTGACTGTGCCCGCGACGGTTGGACTGCTGATCTTGCCCGCGCCGATTGTCGCGTTGCTCTTCGAACGTGGCGCGTTCACGCGGGAAACGACCGATATCACCGCCGCCGTCCTTGCCGCTTTCGCGCTCGGCTTGCCGGCCTTTGTGCTGATCAAGATTTTTCAGCCGGGCTTCTATGCGCGCGAAGACATGCGTACCCCCATGTGGATGGCTGGCGTCGGCGTCGTCGTCAACGTTGCGGCGAGCCTCATCCTGTTCCCGATTTATGGCGTCGTCGGCATCGGCATCGCGACAGCACTGTTCGGCTGGGCAAATGCCGGCCTGCTCGCCTTTGTTCTGTGGAACCGCAACCTCTTCAGGCCATCGAGCGTGACACTGCGGCGGATCGCTCTGATCATCGCCGGTAGCGCCCTCATGGGCGGGGTACTCTGGTTGGCGCTCGTCTATCTGGAACCGTATCTGATGGATGCGCAGCTGCTGGTCAGGGCAATCGCCGTTTTCGGTACGATCGGTGTCGCAGCGCTCGTCTATTTCGGATTTACGCTCGCCACCGGCGCGATCGAGGGCCGTCATCTCATGCGGCTCCTCAAGCGGAACAAGGCAACGGCTTGA
- a CDS encoding [protein-PII] uridylyltransferase, with protein MTQHDMKFTQIVDAPALARAVSAIAAEHGGATPAARAALLAEMRRVSSEGREKARSLLENDGSGLLCAARISHLQDTIITALFDYATTHAYPTPSSGAGAGDGMTVAAVGGYGRGTLAPGSDIDLLFILADRRSGREEDVAQFVLYVLWDMGFKVGHATRTIDECIRLSRSDITIRTAILEARRICGAAALFDALTERFDTQVVRSTAPEFIEAKLAERDQRHRKSGDTRYLVEPNVKEGKGGLRDLNTLFWIAKYFYRIDDEAELVKLGVLSKGEFKVFKKAEDFLWAVRCQMHFLTGKAEERLAFDIQREIAEALGYHDHPGLSAVERFMKHYFLVAKDVGDLTRILCAELEDQQAKEAPGITAMISRFTARTRKIAGTLDFLEDRGRITIADKDVFKRDPVNLIRLFHLADINGLEFHPDALKRVTRSLRLVKNELREDAEANRLFLSILTSRRDPALILRRMNEAGLLGRFIPEFGKIVAMMQFNMYHHYTVDEHLIRTVGVLSDIDNGRDNDAHPLASSLMPNIEERQALYVAIFLHDVAKGRPEDHSIAGARVARKLCPRLGLSPKQTELVAWLIEVHLKMSMIAQARDLNDRKTIEDFAQIVQSLDRLKLLLILTVCDIRAVGPGVWNGWKGQLLRTLYYETELMLSGGFSEVSRRERALFASEQLAKALASWEEADRQRYLGLHYEPYLLSTELDDQIRHADFVREADREGRVLATMVRTHSFHAITEITVLSPDHPRLLTLVAGACAAAGANIADAQIFTTSDGRALDTILINREFKDDADEIRRATSIGRLIEDMLSGKKRLPDVIAPKSKQPRKSHAFRVAPAVTISNSLSNKFTVIEVEGLDRTGLLAGITAVLSDLSLDIASAHVSTFGEKVIDNFYVTDLVGHKIVSETRQANIIARLKAVMANVEDEARERMPNGMVAPPSTRRTPARRLKA; from the coding sequence ATGACGCAGCACGACATGAAGTTCACGCAAATCGTCGACGCCCCTGCGCTGGCCCGGGCCGTTTCGGCCATTGCTGCCGAGCATGGTGGCGCGACGCCGGCGGCACGTGCGGCTCTTCTGGCCGAGATGCGTCGTGTGAGCAGCGAAGGCCGCGAAAAGGCGCGCTCGCTCCTGGAAAACGATGGCTCCGGCCTGCTCTGTGCAGCGCGGATATCGCATCTCCAGGACACGATCATCACCGCGCTCTTTGATTATGCGACGACGCATGCCTATCCGACGCCGAGTTCGGGTGCGGGCGCCGGCGATGGGATGACGGTGGCAGCCGTCGGCGGGTATGGCCGCGGCACTCTGGCGCCGGGCTCCGACATCGACCTGCTCTTCATTCTCGCCGACCGCCGCTCGGGGCGGGAGGAGGACGTCGCCCAGTTCGTGCTCTACGTGCTTTGGGACATGGGCTTCAAGGTCGGCCACGCTACGCGCACGATCGACGAATGCATTCGCCTGTCGCGCAGCGACATCACCATCCGCACCGCGATCCTCGAAGCGCGCCGCATCTGTGGGGCCGCCGCGCTGTTCGATGCACTGACCGAGCGTTTCGACACGCAGGTGGTGCGATCGACCGCACCGGAATTCATCGAAGCGAAGCTCGCCGAACGCGACCAGCGCCACCGCAAGTCGGGCGACACGCGTTACCTTGTCGAGCCGAACGTCAAGGAAGGCAAGGGCGGCCTGCGAGACCTCAACACGCTGTTCTGGATCGCCAAATACTTCTACCGCATCGATGACGAGGCGGAGCTCGTGAAGCTCGGCGTCCTGTCCAAGGGCGAGTTCAAGGTCTTCAAGAAGGCAGAGGATTTTCTCTGGGCGGTGCGCTGCCAGATGCATTTCCTCACAGGCAAGGCGGAAGAGCGGCTCGCCTTCGACATCCAGCGCGAGATCGCCGAGGCACTCGGTTACCACGATCATCCGGGCCTCTCCGCCGTCGAACGTTTCATGAAGCACTATTTCCTCGTGGCGAAGGATGTGGGCGACCTGACGCGCATCCTCTGCGCAGAACTCGAGGACCAGCAGGCGAAAGAAGCGCCGGGCATCACGGCGATGATCTCGCGCTTCACCGCACGCACGCGCAAGATTGCCGGCACGCTGGATTTCCTGGAAGATCGGGGCCGCATCACCATTGCCGACAAGGATGTGTTCAAGCGCGATCCGGTGAACCTGATCCGCCTCTTTCATCTGGCCGATATCAACGGGCTCGAATTCCATCCCGATGCGTTGAAGCGGGTCACGCGGTCGCTGCGGCTCGTGAAGAACGAGCTTCGCGAAGACGCGGAGGCCAACCGGCTGTTCCTGTCGATCCTCACCTCGCGCCGTGATCCCGCGCTGATCCTCAGGCGCATGAACGAAGCAGGTCTTCTGGGTAGGTTCATCCCGGAATTCGGCAAGATCGTCGCGATGATGCAGTTCAACATGTATCATCATTACACGGTCGACGAGCACCTGATCCGCACCGTCGGCGTGTTGTCCGATATCGATAATGGCCGCGACAACGATGCCCATCCCCTGGCATCGAGCCTGATGCCGAATATCGAGGAGCGGCAGGCGCTCTACGTCGCCATATTTCTGCACGATGTCGCCAAGGGTCGCCCGGAGGATCATTCCATCGCCGGCGCCCGCGTTGCGCGCAAGCTTTGTCCGCGGCTCGGTCTCTCGCCGAAGCAGACCGAGCTGGTGGCATGGCTGATCGAGGTCCATCTCAAGATGTCGATGATCGCGCAGGCGCGCGACCTGAACGACCGCAAGACCATCGAGGATTTCGCGCAGATCGTGCAGTCGCTCGATCGGCTCAAGCTGCTTCTGATCCTGACCGTCTGCGATATCCGCGCGGTCGGCCCCGGCGTCTGGAACGGCTGGAAAGGCCAGCTCCTGCGCACGCTCTATTACGAAACCGAGCTGATGCTGTCCGGCGGCTTTTCGGAGGTCTCGCGCCGGGAGCGCGCTCTGTTTGCGTCGGAGCAATTGGCCAAGGCGCTCGCCTCCTGGGAAGAGGCGGACCGCCAACGCTATCTCGGCCTGCATTATGAGCCCTATCTTCTTTCGACCGAACTCGACGACCAGATCCGGCATGCCGACTTCGTACGCGAGGCCGATCGCGAAGGCCGCGTGCTCGCGACCATGGTGCGAACGCATTCCTTCCACGCGATCACCGAAATCACCGTCTTGTCGCCCGACCATCCCCGCCTGTTGACGCTGGTCGCCGGTGCCTGTGCCGCTGCGGGGGCCAACATCGCCGACGCGCAGATCTTCACGACATCCGACGGCCGCGCACTCGACACGATCCTGATCAACCGCGAGTTTAAGGACGATGCCGACGAAATCCGCCGGGCGACCAGCATCGGCCGCCTGATCGAGGACATGCTGTCCGGCAAGAAGCGTCTTCCCGATGTGATCGCGCCGAAATCGAAGCAGCCGCGCAAATCGCACGCCTTCCGGGTAGCGCCGGCGGTGACGATATCGAATTCGCTGTCGAACAAATTTACCGTCATCGAAGTGGAAGGGCTGGATCGGACGGGACTTCTCGCCGGCATAACCGCGGTCTTGTCCGACCTGTCGCTCGACATCGCGTCCGCCCATGTCTCGACCTTCGGCGAAAAAGTCATCGACAATTTTTACGTCACCGACCTCGTCGGCCACAAGATCGTCTCCGAAACGCGACAAGCCAACATTATCGCGCGGCTGAAGGCGGTGATGGCGAATGTCGAAGACGAAGCACGCGAGCGTATGCCGAACGGAATGGTCGCACCGCCATCGACACGCCGCACGCCGGCGCGCCGCTTGAAAGCCTGA